The Pseudomonas allokribbensis genome has a window encoding:
- the rplK gene encoding 50S ribosomal protein L11, whose translation MAKKITAYIKLQVKAAQANPSPPVGPALGQHGVNIMEFCKAFNARTQGLEAGLPTPVIITVYSDRSFTFETKSTPASVLLKKAAGLTSGSARPNTVKVGTVTRAQLEEIAKTKNADLTAADMDAAVRTIAGSARSMGLNVEGV comes from the coding sequence ATGGCCAAGAAGATTACCGCTTACATCAAGCTGCAAGTGAAGGCCGCTCAGGCTAACCCAAGTCCACCTGTTGGTCCTGCTCTGGGTCAGCACGGCGTGAACATCATGGAATTCTGCAAAGCTTTCAACGCCCGTACCCAGGGTCTGGAAGCTGGTCTGCCGACTCCAGTGATCATCACTGTCTACAGCGACCGTAGCTTCACTTTCGAAACCAAATCCACCCCTGCTTCGGTTCTGCTGAAGAAGGCGGCCGGTCTGACCAGCGGTTCCGCTCGTCCGAACACCGTTAAGGTTGGCACTGTTACCCGTGCTCAGCTGGAAGAAATCGCGAAAACCAAAAACGCGGATCTGACTGCAGCTGATATGGATGCAGCCGTGCGTACTATCGCCGGTTCTGCTCGTAGCATGGGCCTTAACGTGGAGGGTGTGTAA